In one Solanum dulcamara chromosome 1, daSolDulc1.2, whole genome shotgun sequence genomic region, the following are encoded:
- the LOC129889834 gene encoding branched-chain-amino-acid aminotransferase 2, chloroplastic-like gives MIIQRAACFHKALLSSLQKVGPRYFTAPALTSAQPSTYGDYESRDIFDWDNLGFKLIQTDYMFMARSSHNGNFEKGKLNPFGNIELSPSAGVLNYGQGLIEGTKAYRVDDGRIFLFRPQESGIRMQIGAERMCMLSPSIQQFVDAVKLTTIANKRWIPPAGKGSLYIRPLLIGNGPILGIAPAPEYTFLVYACPVGNYLRNGTQPLTLYVEDEHHRASQGGAGGVKAITNYAPVIKAIQKAKERGYSDVLYLDSVNKKYIEEVSASNIFLVKGKIISTPVASGTILEGITRKSIIDIAHDLGYQVEERLIEADELISADEVFCTGTALGVAPVGSITYKNKRINYKVSSELISEQLSSRLAAIQKGIIEDKRDWLIEIK, from the exons ATGATCATTCAAAGGGCTGCATGCTTTCACAAAGCTCTACTTTCTTCTCTACAAAAG GTAGGACCAAGATACTTTACTGCTCCAGCTCTAACTTCTGCACAACCTTCTACTTATGG GGATTACGAATCGAGGGATATTTTTGATTGGGATAATCTTGGATTCAAATTAATTCAAACTGATTATATGTTTATGGCAAGAAGTTCTCATAATGGGAATTTTGAAAAAGGCAAACTTAATCCCTTTGGAAATATTGAACTGAGTCCCTCTGCTGGTGTCTTGAACTATGGAcag GGTTTAATTGAAGGTACAAAAGCTTATAGAGTGGATGATGGAAGAATATTTCTTTTTCGTCCACAAGAAAGTGGAATTAGAATGCAAATTGGTGCTGAAAGAATGTGCATGCTTTCTCCTTCTATTCAACAATTTGTTGATGCTGTCAAGTTAACAACTATAGCTAATAAACGTTGG ATCCCTCCTGCTGGAAAAGGGTCACTTTATATTAGGCCTTTGCTTATTGGAAATGGACCTATACTTGGAATTGCTCCAGCACCAGAGTACACATTTCTTGTCTATGCTTGCCCTGTTGGAAATTATTTAAGG AATGGGACACAACCATTAACCTTATATGTTGAGGATGAACATCATCGTGCCTCACAAGGGGGAGCAGGTGGAGTCAAAGCCATTACTAACTATGCCCCG GTGATAAAAGCTATACAAAAAGCAAAAGAGAGAGGATACTCAGATGTATTGTACCTTGATtcagtaaataaaaaatatattgaggAGGTCTCTGCTTCTAACATTTTCCTTGTAAag GGAAAAATCATTTCAACACCAGTTGCCAGTGGAACCATTCTTGAAGGAATCACAAGGAAAAGCATTATAGACATTGCACATGATCTTGGATACCAG GTTGAAGAGCGTTTGATTGAAGCAGATGAATTGATTAGTGCTGATGAAGTATTTTGTACTGGAACTGCACTTGGTGTTGCTCCTGTAGGAAGTATTACCTACAAAAACAAACG GATTAATTACAAGGTAAGCTCAGAATTAATAAGTGAGCAATTGAGCTCAAGATTAGCAGCAATTCAAAAAGGTATTATTGAGGACAAGAGGGATTGGCTTATTGAGATTAAGTAA